Proteins from a genomic interval of Arachis hypogaea cultivar Tifrunner chromosome 10, arahy.Tifrunner.gnm2.J5K5, whole genome shotgun sequence:
- the LOC112716003 gene encoding probable folate-biopterin transporter 2, whose protein sequence is MQQEEENLKDPCGEEKEGEEEEDEERKKGSVWCGCICIPVHWFKMLSREMHWSFVFGVIIVYGVSQGLGGGLSGVGTKYYMKDVQKVQPSQAQVYAGITSIPWIVKPLWGLLTDVLPILGYRRRPYFIFAGFIGVISMVLLSLHENLHIMLAILALTASSTGVAIADVTIDACVAQNSITHPSLAADMQSLCAFSSSVGALLGFSIGGIFVHLIGPMGVFGLMTIPSGLLILLGFMLDEPYMPNFAYKQVNQKFVDASKSMWTTLKKDDVWKPCLYMYLSYALSLNIFEGLFYWYTDPKAGPSFSQETVGFIFSIGSVGALLGALLYQYALKDYAFRDLLFWTQLIYALSGMVDLIMVLRLNLKFGIPDYLFVMIVDSVAQMTTRLKWMPMLVLSAKLCPSGIEGTFFALLMSIDNFGVLSSSWGGGLLLHLFKITRTEFHNLWLAILLRNILRITPLCLLFLVPKADPNSSILATSESLDSEVVIETSEMENNIELVSLVNNVDAM, encoded by the exons ATGCAACAAGAAGAGGAAAATCTGAAGGATCCCTGTggtgaagaaaaagaaggagaagaagaagaagatgaagaaaggaagaagggtAGTGTCTGGTGTGGTTGTATCTGCATCCCTGTGCATTGGTTTAAGATGCTATCAAGGGAAATGCATTGGAGCTTTGTATTTGGTGTGATAATAGTTTATGGAGTGAGTCAAGGACTTGGTGGAGGCCTTTCTGGTGTTGGAACAAAGTATTACATGAAAGATGTTCAGAAAGTGCAGCCATCACAAGCACAGGTTTATGCAGGAATCACTTCCATTCCTTGGATTGTTAAGCCTTTGTGGGGTCTTCTTACTGATGTTCTTCCCATTCTCGGATATCGCAGGCGACCTTATTTCATTTTTGCTG GTTTCATAGGAGTGATTAGCATGGTTCTATTATCTTTGCATGAAAACCTGCACATTATGTTGGCCATTTTGGCATTAACTGCTAGTAGTACTGGTGTGGCTATAGCTGATGTTACCATTGATGCTTGTGTGGCACAGAACAGTATCACCCATCCTTCACTGGCCGCCGACATGCAAAGTTTATGCGCCTTCAGTAGTTCTGTAGGAGCATTATTAGGATTCTCCATTGGTGGTATCTTTGTTCATCTCATAGGCCCTATG GGGGTGTTTGGTTTGATGACAATCCCTTCTGGACTTTTAATTTTGCTTGGGTTTATGCTTGATGAGCCTTATATGCCTAACTTTGCCTACAAACAG GTGAACCAAAAGTTTGTTGATGCTAGCAAGTCTATGTGGACAACACTGAAGAAGGATGATGTATGGAAGCCTTGTTTATACATGTATTTATCATATGCTTTGAGTCTGAATATCTTTGAAGGATTGTTCTATTGGTATACAGATCCAAAAGCTGGGCCATCTTTCTCTCAG GAGACAGTTGGTTTCATATTCTCAATTGGTTCAGTTGGGGCCCTTTTAGGTGCATTACTATATCAGTATGCATTAAAGGATTATGCATTCAGAGACCTCCTCTTCTGGACTCAGCTAATATATGCATTATCAGGCATGGTAGATTTGATTATGGTGTTGAGATTGAACCTCAAGTTTGGTATACCAGATTACTTGTTTGTAATGATAGTTGATAGTGTTGCTCAAATGACTACTAGACTCAAATGGATGCCCATGCTTGTACTCAGTGCAAAGCTTTGCCCTTCAGGTATTGAAGGCACATTCTTTGCATTATTAATGTCCATTGATAACTTTGGAGTGCTATCTTCTTCATGGGGTGGAGGACTTTTGCTTCACTTGTTTAAGATTACAAGAACAGAGTTTCATAATCTTTGGTTAGCTATTTTGCTGAGGAACATCTTAAGGATCACACCACTTTGCTTGCTTTTTTTGGTGCCTAAAGCTGATCCTAACTCTTCCATTCTTGCAACAAGTGAAAGCTTGGATTCAGAAGTGGTTATTGAAACTTCTGAAATGGAGAATAATATTGAATTGGTTTCACTTGTGAACAATGTTGATGCCATGTAG
- the LOC112716005 gene encoding probable steroid-binding protein 3 has product MELTPQQLSQYNGTDPSKPIYVAIKGRVFDVTAGKSFYGPGGPYAMFAGKDASRALAKMSKNDEDVSPSLDGLSEKEIGVLTDWENKFQAKYPVVGRVLN; this is encoded by the coding sequence ATGGAGCTCACACCGCAGCAGCTAAGCCAATACAACGGTACAGACCCATCCAAGCCCATATACGTCGCCATAAAGGGCCGAGTCTTCGACGTCACCGCCGGAAAGTCCTTCTACGGCCCCGGCGGCCCCTATGCCATGTTCGCCGGCAAAGATGCCAGCAGGGCACTCGCCAAGATGAGCAAGAACGACGAAGACGTCTCCCCTTCCCTCGACGGCCTCTCCGAGAAGGAGATCGGCGTCCTCACCGATTGGGAGAACAAGTTTCAGGCTAAGTATCCCGTCGTGGGCCGTGTTCTTAACTAA